TGTTCAAGGAAGTCAGCCGAGGCTACGGGGAAAGTCACATCGGTTGGGGTAACGGAGCCCGTACCACAATTGACAATCGTTCCAACAGAGATCTGTGATTGTCCCTGATTCTCACTCGCGGTTCCGGTCACACGCACAACATCGCCAGGACGGCGGTATTGGCATTGCTGCCTTCAAATACAAAGATGCCGTCAGAGGTGGCAGGGTTGCCATCGCCAGCCGGGTCTTGAATAAAGAAACCACGCAACGCCGGGGATGTGCCTTCGTAATCACCAACGACAACCCCCTGAGTGGTGCGTGTGCCAGTCAATGCTACAGTCGCGCCACTACCTTGAATGGAATAGATCGGGGTATACGGAGCAGTACATACATCGTACGGTGAAGCCAACGGCGAAATCAAGGACCATATTATTGGGTGGATCATTAGCATCCTGGTCAGTGACATTGTCGGCATAAATCGTCAATGTGCAGGATCTGCCATCGACGAGGTTTACAGCTGGGTCAAGCGCAAAGCTGGCAGGACCACCGGTCACCGTCGCAGAAACCGTCCCGCTGGTGGAACAGATTAGGTCGAACCACGCGGTGTCCAGGTTAACGGGTTCGCTGAACGTCACGCTCAGGTTTGCACCGATTGGGAAGTCAGTTGCGCCGTTTACAGGGTAGGTGCTGGATACTTCGGGGCGGCATCAACGACACATTGCAATTGGCGGTGTGGAGAACCAAGTCCGCCAAAGGTATCGGTTACAAAGCCTTCCCACTCAATAGAAGGATCAAATGCATCTGAGCCATTGGCGTCACCGGCACAGATTGTATCTGCTCGACGAGGGTGTTATCGGCTGTACTATCAAGTCCCGTTCCCATTCGGAACCCGGATCAACACCAATTTGTCCAAACGCATCAATCACTGTGGTGCCTTTGCGCAAAACTACCGCATCGTCACCATTGAACCAGCCTGAACCATTGGTCTGGTCGGCTTGGGCGAGGATAGTTGCGTTAGCAGCTGATTGCGCCAGAACATATACATCTCCATTAGCAACTGTGCCCGTCAAATTTATCGTAAGGGTAGAGACTGGGTTGCCATTGAAAAACATTTGAACACTATATCCACCTGCTGCAAGATCTACCGCGGCGCCAGTGCCGTTATAGATCTCGAGGGCTTTGTTATTGCTCGAACCTTCGATATTCTGAAAAGAATAATTCTGTGGGCGTAGCAGCGCTTGCAAACTGCATCGGCACCGCACTTAGCACCAATGCCAGTATTAGTGCCAGTGAAAACACTTTCGAAAACGTTTTGGTCTGTTTGTTCTCCTCAAACAAAAGACGTTATGAAATTGATGGTTGAAAATCACATTCTTGCACGCTTGCTCGATTACGTTAAATTCCGCACACCTCCTAAAATGTAAACGACAGTTTTATACGATACCGAACGAGACCTTGCTCCGCCTTATGGCAATAAATTGATTCTATGTGAGAGCGGATAAAAACACAAGGTACTTGTAACCTATCCCGGTTAATATTTTGTTTAAGATCTCACTGCTATAATTCCATATATGTCTTCCATCCGTAACGCCCTCAAACATTTTTGGACCCGCGATAGTAGTATTCTGCTCGGCGGGTTCTTGCTGACCATCTTTCTTATCGTCTACATCTGGTGGCCCCTCGCCGAGGAGTATCTCAAGTATGTGGATTGGGATGGCGAGTGGTGGAGGTACATGGATTGGCTGCTGCTCGGCATCTTTGGTTTCATGTCCATGACCATCATTGCGCGCGCAAATATCAAAACGGATCTATTGATTATCTTCGTGGGTGTCTGTGGTGGTCTTGCCATCGAATCGTGGGGCACACAGACCAACCTCTGGCATTACTACACTGCCGAACGTCCGCCGTTGTGGATCATTCCTGCGTGGCCCATTGCATCACTGTCCATTGATCGGATCACACGCTTAATGGATTATGGACTCCGGCGACTCCCGTCGTCCGTGCAAAGTCAGGAGACTTTGCGATTCCTGTATTGGATAACGTTCACGCTCTTCCTAAGCTTGATGCTGGTCTTTGTTGCCCCAACCTTTGACAAGTCCTATACATGGCTCGCTATCCTCTTATGCCTGCTCCTCATCCTAACGCCTACAGATCATCGTTACGCAGTCTTGACCTTCATCGCCGGTTCAGGGTTGGGATATTATCTCGAGCTATGGGGCACCACGCGCGAGTGCTGGACCTATTACACGTATCAGACTCCACCGTTGTTCGCAGTGCTGGCGCATGGGATGGCGGCAGTCGCATTTTGGAGGGCAGGGTTGTTGGTGAAGGTGGTCATGCAGAAGGCAGTAGGCAGTGGGTAGAAAGCAGTTATCAGTGAACAGTAGTCAGTAAAAGATAATCCGACAGGGGTGACGGTGATTGTGTCAGCTTGGGAAAGGGTTCAGAAAACAGAAGCAGGTTTCGGCTGAGAAACGAGGCGAGTCAAGATTTCGTCAAAAGTGACATAAGTCACTCAGAATCATATTGACACAAATCCAAGGCGGTTCTATAATCTCGTCGAAAAATAAACCGACGGTCGGTTTATTAAGAGAGAAAAATATGCCCCGCATTGTAAAAGAAGAAGATTATGCCGCCCGGCGCAAAGAAATTTTGGATGTCGCCCAGAGGCTGGTATATACCAAGGGTTACGAGAAAATGTCCATTCAGGATATTCTGGATGCGCTGAAGATCTCAAGGGTGCCTTCTATCATTATTTTGACTCGAAACAGGCTTTGCTCGATGGGCTGATCGAACGGATGCTGGATGATGCCGAGCAGGTCCTGCGCCCCATTGTGGAGGCAAAGGACTTATCTGCCATCGAAAAATTTCGGCGCTATTTTGATACTGCCGGACGTTGGAAAGTGTCGCAAAAAATCTTTTATGCTTGACCTGTTCCGTGTGGCACGCCGATGCAAACGCCATTATGCGCCAGAAGCAGAGTCCGCATCCATCAAGCGCATTGCACCCATGCTGGCGGAGATCGTCCGACAAGGGATGGCTGAGGGCGTATTTTCAACAAAATACCCGGACCAATTTGCGAATATGTTCGTGGGGTTATCGCACGGATTTGAAGACAAGCTCGTTGAATTATTACTGACCGACCACCCACCACCCGATGCGTTAGAGCGCCTTGAGGCTTTGATAGATGCCTACTCGGATTCATTCGAACGGATCCTTGGCGCGCCGCCTGGTTCTTTACCTCTGGGCGATATCAATGTATTGAAAGAATGGCTGGATGTCCCAGCTGACGCAACAAAACCTGAAGTTTTACAAAGTCGGTCTCGGAACATCTGAGAGAAAGAAAAAGACAATGCAACTTCTAGTTGCGCCTTGCCTGGCGCAACATCTGGCAGCACAAACGCCGGACCGTCATTCTGGAGACCGTCAGACCATTAGTATTTTTTGCAAAGGAGCAAAGATATGAGTATTATCGAAGTTACCAATCTGACCAAGCAGTATGGCAAAGCGCGCGGCATCGCGGATGTCTCGTTCAGCGTCGAAGAGGGTGAAATCTTCGGCTTATTGGACCGAACGGTGCCGGAAATCCACCACCATCCGCCTGCTTTTGTCGCTGATCCATCCAACCAGCGGCAGCGGCAAAGTTTTTGGCAAGGACGTGGTCACCAGGGTCCGGAAATCCGCCGCAATATTGGCTACCTGCCATCAGAGGTCTATTACTACAGAAGGCATGAAGGTCATTGACCTGCTCAAGTATTCCGCCAGCTTTTACGAAGGCGACTTACCAAACATGCACGAACTATCGGAAATCATGGAGTTGGAGATGAACCGCCGCATCAGCGATTTATCTTACGGCAACAAGAAGAAGGTCGGTATCGTGCAGGGCTTGCTGCACAGCCCCAAACTGCTGTTCCTGGATGAACCCACCCTCGACTCGATCCGCTTGACGCAGCGCAAGTTCTTCGAGCTGATCCGCGCTGAGAACGCCCGCGGCGTGACCGTGTTCTTCTCCTCGCACATATTGGGAAGTGCAGCGGATGTGCAACCGGGTGGGCATCATCCGCGAGGGCAAGATCGCCGAAATCTCCTGATATTCGCACCCTGCAGCAGAACAACTACAAAAAGTGCGTGTGACAGCGGATGGGCTGAATCCGGAATCCTTCAATATGCCCGGGGTCACCACATTGCAGATGGAAAACAGCACGGCGAACTTCTTCAAAGGCGATATCAACGTAGTGTTACAAAGATCAGCAGTATCCAGGTTGCCGATGGACCATTGAAGAGCCGACTCTGGAAGAGATCTTCATGCACTACTGTGAATAGGCGGAGACTATGATGCAAACATCTACAGACACGAATTCCGCGCCCGGCTGAAATCGGTGATCACCGTCACTGGCTTGACGTTCCTCATCGTTTTCTTTTTCTCCATGTTCCCGGTATTTGCCGATCAGGCTGCGTTGATGAATGAATTCACGGCAAAATATCCGCCAGAATTGCGGGCAGCCTTCGGGATGGATAACATGGATCTCGCCACTGTGCTTGGTTTTTACAGTTTCATCTTCCTGTTCGTTCAACTTTGCCTGGCAATCCAAGCCAGCAACTACGGCTTTGGGCTGATCTCCATTGAAGAGAACGAATTAACAGCAGACTTCCTGCTGAGCAAACCGGTCAGCCGCACGCAGGTATTGACCAGTAAACTACTGGCTGCGCTGACCAGCCTGACCATCACCAATCTCGTCGTATGGTTAAGCAGTCTCGTTGCCATCACGTTCTTCAGCGAGGATCGTGTTTACGAATCATCCACCCTGATCCTGTTGCTGCTCAGCATCGTGATCTTCCAACTCTTTTTCTTGAGCGTTGGTCTGGTCATCTCCCTGTTGGTCAAGCGCGTGCGCAGCGTGACACCGTATGCCCTTGGTCTGGGTTTTGGTACATACGTGTTAAGTGCTTTCAGCGGCATATTTGGTACGGTAGTCACTTGGAGTTGCTCACACCCTTCAAGCACCTGGATGCGGCAGCCATCGTCAAGAACAGCGCATATGATACGCCGTTGGTAGCGCTCAACGTAACAGTCACCCTGGTTTCGCTGGCGGTAAGTTATTTGGCTGTGTCCGCCGCGACATTCCGGCGGTATCGTAAGAGGTCTATGATGAATATCTTTATTCGTGAACTCAGAGCCAACCTAAAATCACTGGTAACCCTGGAGCTTCATTATCATGCTACTGATCTTGATGTCGGTGGCTAAATTTTCTGCCTTTGCTGGCGACCCTGAGCTGCTGAAAATGCTGGATTCCATGCCCCGGCGCTGCTGGATGCCTTGAGCATGCGCGGCTTTAACCTGACCACGTTGAGTGGCTTCTACGGGGTCATGTTCATCTACTTTGGACTAATGAGCGCCATCGCATCCGCCATGTGGGGCAGCGATATGATCTCCAAGGAAGAGCGCGACAAGACTGTTGAGTTTTCACTCGTGCTGCCGGTATCCCGCAGCCGTCATCACAGCCAAGGCGCTGGCAGCCCTTGTCAACTGCATTGCCTTCGTACTGATCACCTGGATTGTCTCGTTTGTGGCAGTGCAGTCGTTTAAACCCGACCAGGCCTTCTATGATTTCCTGGCGCTTGAGATGCAAGCCATGTTCGTTATCGAAATGATCTTTCTGTCCATCGGCCTGCTGTTGGGCTGCGCCGTGCAGCAGTACAAACTCTCCGGCTCAACCGCCGTTGGCATCATTCTGGTGACCTACGCCATGTCGATTGTCGCCAGCATGCAGAAAGACCTGGATTTTCTCAAATACTTCACCCCGTTCAAGTATTTCGACGCGGGCGAACTCTTCCGCAGCGGCGAACTAGACGGCACGTACCTGCTCATCTCTGCCGCAATTATTGTCGTTTGTATAATTGCGTCCTATTGGGTTTACAACAAGCGTGACCTATACATCTAGCGCTGGATGAACTCCCCAAAGGCATTCGCGCAGGTATGAGCGTCACCGTGCAAT
The window above is part of the Candidatus Defluviilinea proxima genome. Proteins encoded here:
- a CDS encoding TetR family transcriptional regulator, with translation MPRIVKEEDYAARRKEILDVAQRLVYTKGYEKMSIQDILDALKISRVPSIIILTRNRLCSMG
- a CDS encoding ABC transporter ATP-binding protein, which codes for MAKRAASRMSRSASKRVKSSAYWTERCRKSTTIRLLLSLIHPTSGSGKVFGKDVVTRVRKSAAILATCHQRSITTEGMKVIDLLKYSASFYEGDLPNMHELSEIMELEMNRRISDLSYGNKKKVGIVQGLLHSPKLLFLDEPTLDSIRLTQRKFFELIRAENARGVTVFFSSHILGSAADVQPGGHHPRGQDRRNLLIFAPCSRTTTKSACDSGWAESGILQYARGHHIADGKQHGELLQRRYQRSVTKISSIQVADGPLKSRLWKRSSCTTVNRRRL
- a CDS encoding ABC transporter permease, translating into MITVTGLTFLIVFFFSMFPVFADQAALMNEFTAKYPPELRAAFGMDNMDLATVLGFYSFIFLFVQLCLAIQASNYGFGLISIEENELTADFLLSKPVSRTQVLTSKLLAALTSLTITNLVVWLSSLVAITFFSEDRVYESSTLILLLLSIVIFQLFFLSVGLVISLLVKRVRSVTPYALGLGFGTYVLSAFSGIFGTVVTWSCSHPSSTWMRQPSSRTAHMIRRW
- a CDS encoding ABC transporter permease subunit, with the translated sequence MSFHSCCRYPAAVITAKALAALVNCIAFVLITWIVSFVAVQSFKPDQAFYDFLALEMQAMFVIEMIFLSIGLLLGCAVQQYKLSGSTAVGIILVTYAMSIVASMQKDLDFLKYFTPFKYFDAGELFRSGELDGTYLLISAAIIVVCIIASYWVYNKRDLYI